The genomic stretch TCAGTGTTGCCATTCCACTCACCCTGCTCATCCACAGCCTACAATGGCTAAAGCTCGGGGTCATGGGCATCCTCAGCGTGCTGTATACGATTCCCAGCCTCGCCCTCATGATTTTGCTAATTCCCATCTTCGGTTTGAGCGCCAAATCCGTTATCGCCGCCATGGTCATCTACGCCCAAGTCATTTTGGTTCGAAATTTACTCACAGGTCTTCAAAGCTTAGACCCAGCCGTTTTAGAAGCGGCTACGGGCATGGGCATGAACCCCTGGCAACGCTGGTGGCACGTCCAGGTTCCCCTCATTCTCCCCATCTTCTTGGGCGGTTTACGCATTGCCTCCATCGTGGCGATCGCCATGGCCAGCATCGGTGCAAAATTCGGTGCAGGCGGTTTAGGAACCCTCCTCTTTGACGGCATTGCCCAGGTTGGACGCTACGACAAAATCTGGGCCGGGGCGATCGCCCTAGCAGGGCTGGCTCTGACCGTCAACGCCCTCCTCATCCTCCTGGAACAATGGGTCACGCCCCATCGCCGCCTTACTCAGCCCATCCAAGTCAGATCAACCCCGTATTCAAGCTGAGGAGAACACAGACCCCCCTGGAGGTTGAACCCATCAGAACGAGCCAGAAGGTTCTTTACGGTATCTTTACAAAAAGAGCTGTTATACTAGACGAAACGACG from Synechococcales cyanobacterium T60_A2020_003 encodes the following:
- a CDS encoding ABC transporter permease — protein: MGYLLQNPTIVGSLLVQHLTMTVIALAIAISVAIPLTLLIHSLQWLKLGVMGILSVLYTIPSLALMILLIPIFGLSAKSVIAAMVIYAQVILVRNLLTGLQSLDPAVLEAATGMGMNPWQRWWHVQVPLILPIFLGGLRIASIVAIAMASIGAKFGAGGLGTLLFDGIAQVGRYDKIWAGAIALAGLALTVNALLILLEQWVTPHRRLTQPIQVRSTPYSS